A genome region from Methylobacterium sp. FF17 includes the following:
- a CDS encoding DUF502 domain-containing protein — protein sequence MAPTLPPSLPQSLPPAEPEAGPRPRVSARGRLRTYFLTGIIVSGPLAITIYLTWWFISLIDGWVKPLVPASYLPDHYLPFSIPGLGLVIAFVAVTLLGFLTANLVGRSVVEFGEVLLARTPVISGLYKGLRQIFETLFSANGTSFRTVGLVEFPVKGTWSVVFLSAPAAPDVQNALAPGGDHVGVFLPCAPNPTTGFFFYLPRADIVEIAMSVDDAAKLVMSAGVIQPDDPQARESQAKFHAMASTLRAAHGAPPKVDA from the coding sequence GTGGCGCCCACCCTTCCCCCGTCCCTGCCCCAATCCCTTCCCCCCGCCGAACCCGAGGCCGGGCCCCGCCCCCGGGTGAGCGCGCGGGGGCGCCTGCGCACCTACTTCCTCACCGGCATCATCGTGTCGGGGCCGCTCGCCATCACGATCTACCTGACCTGGTGGTTCATCAGCCTCATCGACGGCTGGGTGAAGCCCCTGGTGCCGGCGAGCTACCTGCCCGACCATTACCTGCCGTTCTCGATTCCCGGCCTCGGCCTCGTCATCGCCTTCGTGGCGGTGACGCTGCTCGGCTTCCTCACCGCCAACCTCGTCGGGCGCAGCGTCGTCGAGTTCGGCGAGGTGCTGCTCGCCCGCACCCCGGTGATCTCGGGGCTCTACAAGGGCCTGCGCCAGATCTTCGAGACGCTGTTCTCGGCCAACGGCACCTCGTTCCGCACGGTCGGCCTCGTGGAATTCCCCGTGAAGGGCACCTGGTCGGTGGTGTTCCTCTCCGCCCCCGCCGCCCCGGACGTGCAGAACGCCCTGGCCCCGGGGGGCGACCATGTCGGGGTGTTCCTGCCCTGCGCGCCCAACCCCACCACCGGGTTCTTCTTCTACCTGCCGCGCGCGGACATCGTGGAGATCGCCATGAGCGTCGACGACGCGGCGAAACTCGTGATGTCGGCCGGCGTGATCCAGCCGGACGATCCGCAGGCCCGGGAGTCGCAGGCCAAGTTCCACGCCATGGCGTCCACCCTGCGGGCGGCCCACGGCGCGCCGCCGAAGGTCGACGCCTGA
- the cysE gene encoding serine O-acetyltransferase encodes MTAGAQASRDASRETSRGTLPGNILRPPLRSVSHTNAEADVWRALRAEAEAALIEEPLYAGIIQATVLDQPSLVHAFAYRLAHRLGDGDLARLSTRDLCLSAFQADPHAGDHAVRDLVAIRERDPTCRRYLDPFLFYKGLAALEGYRVGHWLWHQGRATLALHIQSRISEVFGADIHPAARIGSGVFIDHATGVVIGETTVVADDVSILQSVTLGGNGKESGDRHPKIERGVLLSVGAKVLGNIRVGEGAKVAAAAVVLHDVPAHTTVAGVPARVVSRIPPAENPAQSMDQFFGDGI; translated from the coding sequence ATGACCGCCGGTGCCCAAGCTTCTCGCGATGCGTCCCGCGAAACCTCCCGCGGCACGCTGCCCGGCAACATCCTGCGCCCGCCCCTGCGCAGCGTGAGCCACACCAATGCGGAAGCCGATGTCTGGCGGGCCCTGCGCGCGGAGGCAGAGGCCGCGCTGATCGAGGAGCCGCTCTATGCCGGGATCATCCAGGCGACGGTGCTCGACCAGCCGAGCCTCGTCCACGCCTTCGCCTACCGGCTCGCCCATCGCCTCGGCGACGGCGACCTCGCGCGGCTCTCCACCCGCGACCTCTGCCTCTCCGCCTTCCAGGCCGACCCGCATGCGGGCGACCACGCCGTGCGCGACCTCGTGGCGATCCGCGAGCGCGACCCCACCTGCCGGCGCTACCTCGACCCCTTCCTGTTCTACAAGGGGCTCGCCGCCCTGGAGGGCTACCGGGTGGGCCACTGGCTCTGGCACCAGGGCCGCGCCACCCTGGCGCTCCACATCCAGAGCCGGATCTCCGAGGTGTTCGGGGCCGACATCCACCCCGCCGCGCGGATCGGCTCCGGCGTCTTCATCGACCACGCCACCGGGGTCGTCATCGGCGAGACCACGGTGGTGGCCGACGACGTCTCGATCCTGCAATCCGTCACCCTCGGGGGCAACGGCAAGGAGAGCGGCGACCGCCATCCGAAGATCGAGCGCGGCGTGCTGCTCAGCGTCGGCGCCAAGGTGCTCGGCAACATCCGGGTCGGCGAGGGCGCCAAGGTCGCCGCCGCGGCGGTCGTCCTGCACGACGTGCCCGCCCACACCACGGTGGCGGGCGTCCCCGCCCGCGTCGTCTCGCGCATCCCACCCGCCGAGAACCCGGCCCAGAGCATGGACCAGTTCTTCGGCGACGGAATCTAG